Proteins encoded within one genomic window of Desulfonatronospira thiodismutans ASO3-1:
- a CDS encoding DIP1984 family protein yields MKLAELLNERKNVKEEIKKVKERLYLSAKMQEGDTVPVEPPEDLKNELIRLYERLNELIILINKTNMTTMESGKSLMELIAERDKNTGIAEILHRLADSATPKSERFSRNEIRFIPAVDVKAIRKEADSYARIAREIDNQIQAANWNIEI; encoded by the coding sequence GAAGAAATCAAGAAGGTTAAAGAACGACTGTATCTCTCGGCAAAAATGCAGGAGGGTGATACGGTTCCGGTTGAGCCTCCAGAGGATCTGAAGAATGAACTGATTAGGCTTTATGAGCGACTCAATGAATTAATTATTTTAATCAATAAGACCAATATGACTACAATGGAAAGCGGCAAGAGTCTTATGGAACTTATTGCTGAACGTGACAAGAATACGGGTATTGCCGAGATCCTTCATAGATTAGCTGATAGCGCAACGCCTAAGTCCGAAAGGTTTTCCAGAAATGAGATCCGGTTTATACCGGCTGTGGATGTCAAAGCGATTCGTAAGGAGGCCGATAGTTATGCACGAATTGCACGCGAGATAGATAATCAGATTCAGGCAGCGAATTGGAATATAGAGATTTGA